A genomic stretch from Caulobacter sp. FWC2 includes:
- the ccoG gene encoding cytochrome c oxidase accessory protein CcoG, producing the protein MPTLIDNTKPKSEANSEHGRAAVSAAARAKGKGAPTGDGLYKPREPIYPKLVHGTWRRVKWALLIATLSIYYVTPWIRWRRPEGFPQQAALVDFADGRFYFFDIQLWPQDVHIITGLMIAGALALFLVTALFGRLWCGYTCPQTVWTDLFIVVERLFEGDRNARMRLDAAPLSFDKLWRKAGKHLTWLGIAFGTGGAWIFYFHDAPTLIRTFWIGQAPATAYVSCALLTVTTYVFAGWMREQVCTYMCPWPRIQGAMLDQHSLQVTYLRDRGEPRGAHKKGQDWAGRGDCIDCHQCVVVCPMGIDIRDGSQLECINCGLCVDACDEIMSKMARPTGLIAYDTDAAVAARACGDKAVYKPVRSRTIYYTLALTAVGGLTLAALISRPKADLHVIRDRNPIFVRMHDGAVRDGYTLKITNRTFFDRRFEIAFDGVTGARLSQPGEAGAVSVTVPADQVASVRVFVTAPPDAGLAPSTPARFIARAGDVQADAKTVFLSGAANPQ; encoded by the coding sequence ATGCCCACGCTGATTGACAACACCAAGCCCAAGTCCGAGGCGAACTCCGAACATGGACGGGCGGCGGTCTCCGCCGCCGCCCGCGCCAAGGGGAAGGGCGCGCCGACGGGCGATGGCCTCTACAAGCCGCGAGAGCCGATCTATCCCAAGCTGGTCCACGGAACCTGGCGCCGGGTGAAGTGGGCGCTGCTGATCGCCACCCTGTCGATCTACTACGTCACCCCATGGATCCGCTGGCGGCGGCCCGAGGGCTTTCCCCAGCAGGCGGCGCTGGTCGATTTCGCCGACGGACGCTTCTACTTCTTCGACATCCAGCTCTGGCCCCAGGACGTCCACATCATCACGGGGCTGATGATCGCCGGAGCCCTGGCCCTGTTCCTGGTCACGGCGCTGTTCGGGCGGCTGTGGTGCGGTTACACCTGCCCGCAGACCGTCTGGACCGACCTCTTCATTGTCGTCGAGCGCCTGTTCGAGGGCGACCGCAACGCCCGCATGCGCCTGGACGCCGCGCCGCTGTCCTTCGACAAGCTCTGGCGCAAGGCGGGCAAGCACCTGACGTGGCTGGGCATCGCCTTCGGCACCGGCGGGGCGTGGATCTTCTATTTCCATGACGCCCCGACCCTGATCCGCACCTTCTGGATCGGCCAGGCTCCGGCCACGGCCTATGTCTCCTGCGCCCTGCTGACGGTGACCACCTATGTCTTCGCCGGCTGGATGCGCGAGCAGGTCTGCACCTACATGTGCCCGTGGCCGCGCATCCAGGGCGCCATGCTGGACCAGCACTCGCTGCAGGTGACCTATCTGCGCGATCGCGGCGAGCCGCGCGGCGCGCACAAGAAGGGCCAGGACTGGGCGGGACGCGGCGACTGCATCGATTGCCACCAGTGCGTCGTGGTCTGTCCGATGGGCATCGACATCCGCGACGGCAGCCAGTTGGAGTGCATCAACTGCGGTCTCTGCGTCGACGCCTGCGACGAGATCATGAGCAAGATGGCGCGGCCCACCGGCCTCATCGCCTACGACACGGATGCGGCCGTCGCCGCCCGCGCCTGTGGGGACAAGGCGGTTTACAAGCCCGTGCGTTCGCGGACCATCTACTACACCCTGGCCTTGACGGCGGTCGGCGGCCTGACGCTGGCGGCGTTGATCAGCCGGCCCAAGGCCGATCTCCACGTCATCCGCGACCGCAACCCGATCTTCGTGCGGATGCACGATGGCGCGGTGCGGGACGGCTACACGCTGAAGATCACCAACCGGACCTTCTTCGACCGCCGGTTCGAGATCGCGTTCGACGGGGTGACCGGCGCACGCCTCAGCCAGCCAGGCGAAGCGGGCGCCGTCAGCGTCACCGTGCCGGCTGACCAGGTCGCCTCGGTCCGGGTCTTCGTCACCGCGCCGCCCGACGCGGGGCTCGCGCCCAGTACGCCGGCCCGCTTCATCGCCCGCGCAGGCGACGTCCAGGCCGACGCCAAGACCGTCTTCCTCTCAGGAGCCGCGAACCCGCAATGA
- the ccoP gene encoding cytochrome-c oxidase, cbb3-type subunit III: MASERKTDDVTGVETTGHEWDGIRELDNPLPRWWLWTWYACIAFAVGYWVLMPAWPGVHGYTKGLLHQSDRAAVGHELKALDVQRGAGAAQLRTASLEQIEKDPKLQAYAQQVGQSVFGDNCATCHGIGGTGGKGYPNLRDDVWLWGGKLEDIQYTITHGVRTGAPGARMSQMPAFGRDELLKPEQIDDLTEYVVHLSNRPADAGAIARAKPIFDTQCVACHGLEGKGDQALGAPNLTDSEWLYGSDRAAIRGQIFAGNGGVMPTWGGRLSPETIKAISVYVHANAGGQ, from the coding sequence ATGGCTTCCGAACGCAAGACCGACGACGTCACTGGCGTCGAGACCACCGGCCACGAGTGGGACGGCATTCGCGAACTGGACAACCCGCTTCCGCGCTGGTGGCTGTGGACCTGGTATGCCTGCATCGCCTTCGCGGTCGGCTACTGGGTGCTGATGCCCGCCTGGCCGGGCGTGCATGGCTACACCAAGGGCCTCTTGCACCAGTCCGACCGGGCCGCCGTTGGCCACGAGCTCAAGGCGCTGGACGTCCAGCGCGGGGCGGGCGCGGCCCAGCTGCGCACCGCCAGCCTGGAGCAGATCGAGAAGGACCCGAAGCTGCAGGCCTATGCCCAGCAGGTCGGCCAGTCGGTGTTCGGCGACAACTGCGCCACCTGCCACGGCATCGGCGGCACGGGCGGCAAGGGCTATCCCAACCTGCGCGACGACGTCTGGCTGTGGGGCGGCAAGCTGGAGGACATCCAGTACACCATCACCCACGGCGTGCGGACCGGAGCCCCCGGCGCGCGCATGTCCCAGATGCCCGCCTTCGGTCGCGACGAACTGCTCAAGCCCGAGCAGATCGACGACCTGACCGAATATGTCGTCCACCTGTCGAACCGTCCGGCCGACGCCGGGGCCATCGCCCGCGCCAAGCCGATCTTCGACACCCAGTGCGTGGCCTGTCACGGCCTGGAGGGTAAGGGCGACCAGGCCTTGGGCGCTCCCAACCTGACCGACAGCGAATGGCTCTACGGTTCAGACCGCGCGGCCATCCGCGGCCAGATCTTCGCCGGCAACGGCGGGGTGATGCCCACCTGGGGTGGCCGTCTCAGCCCCGAGACCATCAAGGCCATCTCCGTCTACGTCCACGCCAACGCAGGCGGGCAATAG
- a CDS encoding cbb3-type cytochrome c oxidase subunit 3, which produces MSQLSYETVARFAQQGGLIYFGLIFLAGVAYALRPSKKAEFQHAARMPLDDEELS; this is translated from the coding sequence ATGAGCCAGCTCTCCTACGAGACCGTGGCGCGCTTCGCGCAGCAAGGCGGGCTGATCTATTTCGGCCTGATCTTCCTGGCGGGTGTCGCCTATGCCCTGCGGCCTTCCAAGAAGGCTGAATTCCAACACGCCGCGCGCATGCCGCTGGATGACGAGGAGCTCTCCTGA
- the ccoO gene encoding cytochrome-c oxidase, cbb3-type subunit II: protein MSVWKHHAKFERHSLLLIVGILVVVSIGGLVEIAPLFWLQGTIEKVQGVRPYTPLELTGRDIYVREGCYLCHSQMIRPLRDEVERYGHYSLAAESMYDHPFQWGSKRTGPDLARVGGKYSDAWHRDHLIDPRSVVPESVMPPYKFLAEKELDYHDIVDRMKVLRTEGVPYTADELTNAKKDLEAQADPYSTDAVALRGRYGAKVVNRDFDGDPDKITEMDALVSYLQMLGTQVDFKSYKAQAPENQR, encoded by the coding sequence ATGTCTGTCTGGAAGCATCACGCCAAGTTCGAGCGGCATTCGCTGCTGCTCATCGTCGGCATCCTCGTGGTCGTCTCGATCGGCGGCCTGGTCGAGATCGCCCCCTTGTTCTGGCTGCAGGGCACCATCGAGAAGGTGCAGGGCGTCCGTCCCTACACCCCGCTGGAGCTCACCGGCCGCGACATCTATGTCCGTGAGGGCTGCTATCTCTGCCACTCGCAGATGATCCGCCCGCTGCGCGACGAGGTCGAGCGTTACGGCCACTACAGCCTGGCCGCCGAGAGCATGTACGACCACCCGTTCCAGTGGGGGTCCAAGCGCACCGGGCCCGACCTGGCCCGCGTCGGCGGCAAGTATTCTGACGCCTGGCACCGCGACCACCTGATCGACCCGCGATCGGTGGTGCCGGAGTCGGTGATGCCGCCCTACAAGTTCCTGGCCGAGAAGGAGCTGGACTACCACGACATCGTCGACCGGATGAAGGTGCTGCGCACCGAGGGCGTGCCCTACACGGCCGACGAACTGACCAACGCCAAGAAGGATCTCGAGGCCCAGGCCGATCCCTATTCGACCGACGCGGTGGCCCTGCGCGGCCGCTACGGGGCCAAGGTCGTCAACCGTGATTTCGACGGCGATCCCGACAAGATCACCGAGATGGACGCCCTGGTGTCCTATCTGCAGATGCTCGGGACCCAGGTCGACTTCAAGTCCTACAAGGCTCAGGCCCCGGAGAACCAGCGATGA
- the ccoN gene encoding cytochrome-c oxidase, cbb3-type subunit I → MSAPSHTSVRSPAGSGALLIVSAVGAFLAILGAGLSQDPIFRMQAETIALAGVIAAFVLNAGLSGGTLVHHPDRYSDNVIKAGVIATMFWAAAGLLVGVIIAAQLSWPSIFYFPEAGWLNFGRLRPLHTSAVIFAFGGNALIATSFWVVQRTCKAKLAGGIAPWFVFWGYQLFIVLAATGYLMGATQGKEYAEPEWYTDLWLTIVWVAYLLVFLGTIWKRKEPHIYVANWFYLAFIVTIALLHLVNNASIPVGLLNHKSYGVFSGVQDALVQWWYGHNAVGFFLTAGFLAMMYYFVPKRVERPVYSYRLSIVHFWALIFIYIWAGPHHLHYTALPQWAQTLGMTFSIMLWMPSWGGMINGLMTLSGAWDKLRTDPVVRMMVVSIAFYGMSTFEGPVMSIRAVNALSHYTDWTIGHVHSGALGWVGFISFGAVYCLVPWLWKKKDMYSTKLIEWHFWIATTGILLYIAAMWVSGIMEGLMWRAYTPQGFLAYSFIETVSAKHIENVIRTVGGLMYLSGALIMIVNIWKTIASPSAEPADETAAPATAIA, encoded by the coding sequence ATGTCCGCCCCGTCCCACACCAGCGTCAGGTCCCCAGCGGGATCCGGCGCCTTACTCATCGTTTCGGCCGTAGGCGCCTTCCTGGCGATCCTCGGCGCGGGGCTGAGCCAGGATCCGATCTTCCGGATGCAGGCCGAGACCATCGCCCTGGCTGGCGTCATCGCCGCCTTCGTGCTGAACGCCGGCCTCTCGGGCGGCACGCTCGTCCATCATCCCGACCGCTATAGCGACAACGTCATCAAGGCCGGGGTCATCGCCACGATGTTCTGGGCCGCCGCCGGCCTGCTGGTCGGGGTGATCATCGCCGCCCAGTTGTCGTGGCCGAGCATCTTCTACTTCCCCGAAGCCGGCTGGCTGAACTTTGGCCGCCTGCGGCCGCTGCACACCTCGGCGGTGATCTTCGCCTTCGGGGGTAACGCCCTGATCGCCACGTCCTTCTGGGTCGTGCAGCGCACCTGCAAGGCGAAGCTGGCGGGCGGTATCGCGCCTTGGTTCGTGTTCTGGGGCTATCAGCTGTTCATCGTGCTGGCCGCGACCGGCTATCTGATGGGCGCGACCCAGGGCAAGGAATACGCCGAGCCCGAGTGGTACACCGACCTGTGGCTGACCATTGTCTGGGTCGCCTATCTGCTGGTGTTCCTGGGTACGATCTGGAAGCGCAAGGAACCCCACATCTATGTGGCCAACTGGTTCTATCTCGCTTTCATCGTCACCATCGCCCTGCTGCACCTGGTCAACAACGCCTCCATCCCGGTGGGCCTGCTGAACCACAAGTCCTACGGCGTCTTCTCGGGCGTGCAGGATGCGCTGGTGCAGTGGTGGTACGGCCACAACGCGGTCGGCTTCTTCCTGACCGCCGGCTTCCTGGCCATGATGTACTACTTCGTGCCCAAGCGCGTTGAGCGGCCGGTCTACAGCTACCGCCTGTCGATCGTGCACTTCTGGGCGCTGATCTTCATCTACATCTGGGCCGGTCCGCACCACCTGCACTACACGGCCCTGCCGCAGTGGGCTCAGACCCTGGGCATGACCTTCTCGATCATGCTGTGGATGCCCTCCTGGGGCGGCATGATCAACGGCCTGATGACCCTGTCGGGCGCCTGGGACAAGCTGCGCACCGACCCCGTGGTCCGGATGATGGTCGTCTCGATCGCCTTCTACGGCATGAGCACCTTCGAAGGCCCGGTGATGTCGATCCGCGCGGTCAACGCGCTCAGCCACTACACCGACTGGACCATCGGCCACGTGCACTCCGGCGCCCTGGGCTGGGTCGGCTTCATCAGCTTCGGCGCGGTCTACTGCCTGGTGCCGTGGCTGTGGAAGAAGAAGGACATGTACTCGACCAAGCTGATAGAGTGGCACTTCTGGATCGCGACCACCGGCATCCTGCTCTACATCGCCGCGATGTGGGTGTCGGGCATCATGGAAGGCCTGATGTGGCGCGCTTACACGCCGCAAGGCTTCCTGGCCTACAGCTTCATCGAGACCGTCTCGGCCAAGCACATCGAGAACGTCATCCGCACGGTCGGGGGCCTGATGTACCTGTCCGGCGCCCTGATCATGATCGTCAACATCTGGAAGACGATCGCTTCGCCCTCCGCCGAGCCGGCCGATGAAACGGCCGCTCCCGCCACCGCGATCGCCTGA
- a CDS encoding TonB-dependent receptor, which translates to MRRSLLTACSLGILALAHTAAAEATAPATPPAADQATAVEAVVVTGEKTSRSLQQTVTSVAVTTAARIERENLRTFYDVVARTANMSETYGKTGFTIRGVSNMNVSGGGTAGLATVYVDGAALPLEATFGGPLELWDVGQVEVFRGPQSTLQGRNSLAGAVIITSANPSYTPSFRASVGLASGDERTAGIAAGGPIIADQLAFRVAVQKKESDGFVYNPTLQQDVEAVDNLYVRGKLLYTPTALPDLKVLATYAHNKRESGYQFTYSRTDRPDYYDHRVDLSGDPSRTRSKVDIFTVDGSYKLSEALTLNAIVSWNKVKTDATIDFDFAPVRSSYGTRDQTTETTSQEVRLNYEGGRLKGLVGLYHANRDAKDLSISRTNVPFPRATLVNVLTSTLLSGQPNPTPAQQAAASTQANGFANLYIAAMPVIPVDYSGDQPSTIKTSAIFADASFALTDKFSLLGGFRYDHEENTGATKQTAVFAGTYPSAASFGPYAPYVTQVNGFVASMIAQANASAPEDTRKFNAFLPKVGLKYEWTPNINTSLTAQRGYRSGGSTVNQARSSVAAYDPEYTWNYEASLRTTWLDGTLTVNANAFYTDWKDQQVVVNLGLNAFDSEVKNAGRSHLYGFELEVARQLTSQLSWYASLGHARTKFDDFTITTGEVNRNLSGSEFPYAPRWTAALGGDYRFGDGWIAHLDGSYKSKAYSAAGIDQAQDSQVKGRVLFNGRFGYERQHWGAYVYGKNLLDATYSQYTRTDIPVSMLGEPRVVGLTLETRW; encoded by the coding sequence ATGCGCCGCTCTCTGCTGACCGCTTGCTCGCTTGGGATTCTGGCCCTGGCTCACACCGCCGCCGCCGAGGCGACGGCGCCCGCGACGCCGCCCGCCGCCGATCAGGCGACCGCCGTCGAGGCCGTGGTGGTGACCGGTGAGAAGACATCCCGCTCACTGCAGCAAACCGTGACGAGCGTCGCCGTTACGACGGCCGCCCGCATCGAGCGCGAGAACCTGCGGACCTTCTATGACGTGGTCGCCCGAACGGCGAACATGAGCGAGACCTACGGCAAGACCGGCTTCACCATCCGCGGCGTCAGCAACATGAACGTCTCGGGCGGCGGCACGGCCGGCCTGGCCACCGTCTATGTCGACGGCGCGGCCCTGCCGCTGGAAGCCACCTTCGGCGGCCCGCTGGAACTGTGGGACGTCGGCCAGGTCGAGGTCTTCCGGGGTCCGCAGTCGACCCTGCAAGGCCGCAACTCGCTGGCCGGCGCGGTGATCATCACCTCGGCCAACCCCAGCTATACGCCCAGCTTCCGCGCCAGCGTCGGCCTGGCCAGCGGCGACGAGCGTACGGCGGGCATCGCGGCCGGCGGCCCGATCATCGCCGACCAGTTGGCCTTCCGCGTCGCCGTACAGAAGAAGGAAAGCGACGGCTTCGTCTACAATCCGACGCTGCAGCAGGACGTCGAAGCGGTCGACAACCTCTATGTCCGCGGCAAGCTGCTCTACACCCCCACCGCCCTGCCCGACCTGAAGGTGCTGGCCACCTACGCCCACAACAAGCGCGAGTCCGGCTACCAGTTCACCTATTCGCGCACCGACCGGCCCGACTATTACGATCATCGCGTCGACCTGTCGGGCGATCCGTCGCGCACGCGTTCCAAGGTCGACATCTTCACGGTCGACGGCAGCTACAAGCTCTCCGAAGCCCTGACGCTGAACGCCATCGTCTCGTGGAACAAGGTCAAGACCGACGCCACGATCGACTTCGACTTCGCGCCGGTCCGCTCGTCATACGGAACGCGCGACCAGACGACCGAGACCACGTCCCAGGAAGTCCGGCTGAACTATGAGGGCGGGCGGCTCAAGGGCCTGGTCGGCCTCTACCACGCCAATCGCGACGCCAAGGACTTGTCGATCAGCCGGACCAACGTGCCGTTCCCACGCGCCACTCTGGTCAATGTTCTGACCTCGACCCTGCTCTCTGGCCAGCCGAACCCGACGCCTGCGCAGCAGGCGGCCGCATCAACCCAGGCCAACGGTTTCGCCAACCTCTACATCGCCGCCATGCCGGTTATCCCGGTCGACTATTCCGGCGATCAGCCTTCGACGATCAAGACCAGCGCTATCTTCGCCGACGCCAGTTTCGCCCTCACCGATAAGTTTTCGCTTCTGGGCGGCTTCCGCTACGACCACGAGGAGAACACCGGCGCCACGAAGCAGACCGCCGTCTTCGCCGGGACCTATCCCAGCGCGGCGAGCTTTGGCCCCTATGCGCCTTACGTCACCCAGGTAAACGGCTTCGTCGCCAGCATGATCGCCCAGGCCAACGCTTCGGCGCCCGAAGATACCCGCAAGTTCAACGCCTTCTTGCCGAAAGTGGGCCTGAAGTACGAATGGACGCCCAACATCAACACCAGCCTGACGGCACAGCGCGGCTATCGCTCGGGTGGTTCGACCGTGAACCAGGCCCGCTCCAGCGTCGCCGCCTATGATCCGGAATACACCTGGAACTACGAGGCCTCGCTGCGCACCACCTGGCTGGACGGGACCCTGACGGTTAACGCCAACGCCTTCTACACCGACTGGAAGGACCAGCAGGTCGTCGTCAATCTGGGCCTCAACGCCTTCGACTCCGAGGTCAAGAACGCCGGCAGATCGCACCTCTATGGCTTCGAGCTGGAGGTCGCCCGGCAGCTGACGTCGCAGCTGTCGTGGTACGCCTCGCTCGGCCACGCCCGGACCAAGTTCGACGACTTCACGATCACGACGGGCGAGGTCAATCGCAACCTGTCGGGTTCGGAATTCCCCTACGCCCCGCGCTGGACGGCGGCGCTCGGCGGCGATTACCGCTTTGGCGACGGCTGGATCGCCCACCTGGACGGGAGCTACAAGTCCAAGGCCTACTCGGCCGCCGGCATCGACCAGGCCCAGGACTCCCAGGTCAAGGGCCGTGTGCTGTTCAACGGCCGCTTCGGCTACGAGCGCCAGCACTGGGGCGCTTACGTCTATGGCAAGAACCTGCTCGACGCGACCTACAGCCAGTACACCCGCACCGACATCCCGGTGTCGATGCTGGGCGAGCCGCGGGTGGTGGGCCTGACGCTGGAGACTCGCTGGTGA
- a CDS encoding PepSY domain-containing protein produces MDGSTTAASAKRAKAPKAKTGGKPIWPKIPADFVRAMLAGHSALGLAFAALIYLVCFSGSIAVFTYEFNRWEQPAGPVLYDAAPQAADAAFRAVLAKNPKAHDLFIRLPEPASPRLSVHGEDAKGGEHTYLFDASGRLAGEQNLPWSEFQAELHTVLHLPRAWGGFVVGLTGVALLSSLISGVLSHPRVFKDAFAFRWGGSKRLQEADLHNRISIWGLPFHLVVSLTGAFLGLTTIIVGVLALATFKGDTSKAYALFRGPTVADDPRPAARLIDIAGALESLKRQYPHARASYILVQHPGDAGQHASVNLVTEGRLSRGETVVVDGAGKRLGEVGYESGSVGVRVLGAVAPLHFGWFGGWPVKVAYFLLGLGLTTVTSSGVAIWLARRRDKGRPAPRWERVWIAFVWSQPVAYAASALVALVAPAPPVAVWGLVTLAASATTIAWTPAVISARLRLLSATLFAGVALVHIGLHGGRFADPVAWAVNLGFLAAALLIMGSVYLSRPKPTAS; encoded by the coding sequence ATGGACGGCTCGACCACCGCCGCGTCGGCCAAGCGCGCCAAAGCCCCTAAAGCCAAGACTGGTGGCAAGCCGATCTGGCCGAAAATCCCCGCCGACTTCGTCCGCGCCATGCTGGCCGGCCACTCGGCGCTCGGCCTGGCCTTCGCGGCCCTGATCTACCTGGTCTGCTTCTCGGGCTCGATCGCCGTCTTCACCTACGAGTTCAACCGCTGGGAACAGCCCGCCGGACCGGTGCTGTACGACGCCGCGCCCCAGGCCGCCGACGCGGCTTTCCGCGCGGTCCTGGCCAAGAACCCGAAGGCCCACGACCTCTTCATCCGCCTGCCCGAGCCCGCCTCGCCCCGCCTGTCGGTGCATGGCGAGGACGCCAAGGGCGGCGAGCACACCTACCTTTTTGACGCCTCCGGCCGCTTGGCCGGTGAACAGAATCTGCCCTGGAGCGAATTCCAAGCCGAGTTGCACACCGTCCTGCACCTGCCCCGCGCCTGGGGCGGCTTCGTCGTCGGCCTGACGGGTGTGGCGTTGCTGTCCTCGTTGATTTCGGGCGTGCTGTCGCATCCGCGGGTCTTCAAGGACGCCTTCGCCTTCCGCTGGGGCGGCTCCAAGCGCCTGCAGGAGGCGGACCTGCACAATCGTATCTCGATCTGGGGCCTGCCGTTCCACCTCGTCGTGTCGCTGACGGGCGCCTTCCTGGGTCTGACGACGATCATCGTCGGGGTTCTGGCCTTGGCCACCTTCAAGGGCGACACCAGCAAGGCCTATGCTTTGTTTCGAGGTCCCACCGTCGCCGACGATCCCCGCCCGGCCGCCAGGCTGATCGACATCGCCGGCGCCCTCGAAAGCCTGAAGAGGCAATATCCGCACGCCCGCGCCAGCTACATCCTTGTCCAGCACCCCGGCGATGCCGGCCAGCACGCCAGCGTCAACCTGGTCACCGAGGGTCGCTTGTCCCGTGGCGAAACGGTCGTCGTAGACGGCGCAGGCAAGCGTCTGGGCGAGGTCGGCTACGAAAGCGGCTCGGTCGGCGTCCGCGTGCTGGGCGCCGTGGCCCCGCTGCACTTCGGCTGGTTCGGCGGCTGGCCGGTCAAGGTCGCCTACTTCCTGCTCGGCCTGGGCCTGACCACCGTGACCTCCAGCGGCGTCGCCATCTGGCTGGCCCGCCGTCGCGACAAGGGCCGCCCGGCCCCGCGTTGGGAGCGGGTCTGGATCGCCTTCGTCTGGAGCCAGCCGGTCGCCTACGCCGCCTCGGCCTTGGTCGCCCTGGTCGCGCCGGCTCCGCCTGTCGCCGTGTGGGGCCTGGTCACCCTGGCCGCGAGCGCCACGACGATCGCCTGGACGCCAGCGGTGATCTCCGCACGTCTGCGGCTTCTGTCGGCGACGCTGTTCGCCGGAGTCGCCCTGGTCCATATCGGCCTGCATGGCGGTCGCTTCGCCGATCCCGTGGCCTGGGCGGTGAACCTCGGCTTCCTCGCGGCGGCGCTGCTGATCATGGGCAGCGTGTATCTATCGCGCCCGAAACCCACAGCGAGCTGA
- the msrA gene encoding peptide-methionine (S)-S-oxide reductase MsrA — MNAKVETAILAGGCFWGVQDLLRRYTGVISTRVGYSGGDTPNATYRNHGDHAEAIEIQFDPALISYRQLLEFFFQIHDPTTLNRQGNDLGRSYRSAIFYTSEDQRRVAVETIADVDASGLWPGKAVTEVEPAGDFWEAEPEHQDYLERIPNGYTCHFIRPGWRLPRREGAQA, encoded by the coding sequence ATGAACGCCAAGGTCGAAACCGCCATCCTGGCCGGCGGATGCTTCTGGGGCGTCCAGGATCTGCTGCGCCGCTACACGGGCGTCATCTCGACCCGAGTCGGTTATTCCGGCGGCGATACGCCCAACGCCACCTACCGCAATCACGGCGACCACGCCGAGGCGATCGAGATCCAGTTCGATCCGGCCTTGATCAGCTATCGCCAGCTTCTGGAGTTCTTCTTCCAGATCCACGATCCGACCACGCTGAACCGGCAGGGCAACGACCTTGGCCGCAGCTATCGCTCGGCCATCTTCTACACGTCCGAAGATCAGCGACGCGTGGCGGTAGAGACCATCGCCGACGTCGACGCCTCGGGCCTGTGGCCCGGCAAGGCGGTGACCGAAGTCGAGCCCGCCGGAGACTTCTGGGAAGCCGAGCCCGAGCACCAGGACTACTTGGAGCGGATCCCCAACGGCTACACCTGCCACTTCATCCGCCCGGGTTGGCGCCTGCCGCGGCGCGAGGGCGCCCAAGCCTGA